CCGGTGAGATAAACGGGGTAATCACCCGGAAAAACCTTTTTTTTGAAGGGGGTGTTTTTTCCCAGCGCCTCTTTCAAGCCTACCTCGACCAGAACCGCCTGACCGCGAATAAATATAAAAAGAATATCGCTATGGACATTACAATTGAAAAAGTTCGCGACCTTGTCGAGCTTTCTGCTGTGGTCATACCCCAGGAAGTAGATGAGAACCTGACCCTGGTTGCCAGAAAGATCGTTGTGGACCTGGTCAAAATCGACCCCAATCGATTCATCCGCAACCTTCCGCCGGCCACCGAGAAAGACCTCATGGCCTTTTACGATAACCACATAGAGGAGTACCGAGTGCCTGAACGGTTCACCGAGGCGGTGGTTGTGATTGACCCCGGCGACATGGCTCAAAGGGTGACGGTAAGCGCGGGAGAGATTGAGGATAGATATGATGAAAATGCGAAAGATTATGCCCGCCCCGCGGCATTCAGGCTCCGGCATATCCTTTTTTCCATACCGAGTGAGGCGTCGGCGAACACCATCAAGGCGATACGCATGAGGGCGGAAAAAGTATCCAGTGATCTACAGGAGGGCAAGCTGACCTTTGATCAGGCAGCGAAAAAGTGGTCCGACGACAAGAAGACCGCATTTTCCGGTGGAAAACTTGGATTTTTGACAGAAGATGAGCTCCAGATGGCAATCGTTGACGCCGCATCTTCCCTTGAAGGGGATGAAGTCAGCGACCCGATCCTGACGCCGAAAGGCTTTGAGGTCATCAGCGTCATGGAGCGCAGGGAGGAAAGCCAGATTCCCCTGGACGAGGTAAGGGGGAAAATCAAAGCGCAGATATTGAAGGAAAAAGAGCAGGAAGCCGCCTATGATCTTGCCGATGACCTCATCGACGAAGTGGATAAAAAGGGAAAGGACATTCAGGATGCAGCCCAGGCATACAAACTGGCCGTGGTTATCACACCGCCTTTCAGCCAGGGTGCGCTGCCTCGCTCCGTCGACCTCCCCCGGGGCCTTCTAAAAGAGGCGTTTAACACTGAGGAGGGGGAAATCGGAGACGCTTTCGAATCCGGGGGAAAGCTCTATGTCATGCAGACCATCAAACGCTCTGAAACGTATCTTCCAAAACTGGACGAGGTCAGGGGCCAGGTCAACGCCGGTCTTCTGGTCAAGCGCGCCCTTGACGCAGCCTACGAGAGGGGCAAGGAGATGATCGGGGAGTTGAATACCGGAACGACTCTCAAATCACTGGCCGGGAAACTGCGAACCCGGGTGATAACGACCAAACCATTTACCATACTGGGCCCCGCCCTGCCGGGCGTTGGCGGCACGGAGGAACTCACCCGGGCCGCTTTCTCCATCGGAAAACCGGGCAGAGCAACACTGGTCAAAGGGACGCAGGAACACTATCTGGTTGTTCTCAGAAAGGTAATACCACCGGACCCGGCGGAGGTGAAATCCAAACAGGCCTCGCTGGTAAAGGCGATGAGAACACAGATTGAGCAGGAAGTGATGGCCGGATACGTAGAATCCCTTAAGGCCGAGTACGCCGGGCGCATTGAGATCAACAAGGATCTGATTTAGAAGATGCGGGGGGAACCCGCGCCCTCACGCCATCTTACTTGTACTTCAGCAGCCCGGAATCTTCTTTATCATACTCTTTCGGATCAGCGTCCGGGTAGGAGACCTCCTCCCCGGACCACGGTTTTCTCATGGTAACTTCGGCGCCGGCCCTCCCGACAATATTGTCCCGGTGCATGGGGATCTTGCCTCCCGCCGTGGAGATATACCGGGGGATGGCATCCCCGGAGATGTTCCCGTACATGCCTTCCACAATATCCCTGCCTGTCTCCACGGGCACACGAAGGTGGCGAAACTGGGGATTCCGGTAGGAACAGTTGAATATATAGTAGGGCCGCACGTAGGATTCCTGGATGGTCTCGCACAGCTTCCACATCTTCACACTGGTATCGTTGATGCCTTTGAGCAGCACAGCCTGGTTCAGTACGGCCGACACCCGGCTGGAAAGATTTTTGAACCCTTCCCGGCTGATGGGGGTTATCTCCTGCGCGGTGTTGATCTGGGTCACCACGCGCAGCGGCTTTTTCAGGTTGCTGGCATTCAGTATATCGAAAAGTTCGGCGTCAAGCCGCATGGGAACCGTCACGGGAATCCTGGTGCCGAGACGCTTCATCCTCACATGATCGATGCCGTCCAGTTGCTCCAGTATCCAGCGGATCATCCTGTTGGGGAGCATGAAAGCATCGCCGCCTGTTATCAGCACATCACGGATGAGGGGGTTGCCGCGGATGTAATCTAAGGCCTCCTGATAGGCGTCCCTGGAATAGATCCGATCCTTCTTCCCGATGTGGGCGATGCGAAGGCAGTGGGTACAATACATGGCGCAGATATTGGTCACCTTCACACTCACAACCCGGGGGTAGAACTGGTCCACAAGACGTGCAGGGGAGTGGTCAGCCGCAACGGGCGGTATCTCCTCCCCCACGTTATCCACCATCTCCCCGGTGGGAACCGACTGGATCAGAACGGGGTCATCAAGGCGCCCGGGCATGATGAGGCCGGCATAGTACGGCGTCAGCCTCATGCGGTAATCGCTGGTAACACGGGTGACGTCCCTTATCGCTGAAGCCGGCAGGTCGATCACCCGGGCCAGTTCGTCAACGGTGTTGATGGCATACTTCAACTGACCGGGAAACGACCCCCAATCCTCATCGCTCATGCCAAGAGCTTTCCTGATTCTGGCGCCGTTCTCCTGAATCTGGTCCCAAAGCTCGATTCCGCTGGGGGCCTCGGCATCCTTGTGGGCCATGTAATCAGCCACCCTGGCGTTGGCTGCTTCAACAATCGGCGCCGCCTTGAGAAGCCGGCCTCCAACCGTTACACCATGCTCATCGATCTGCTGATGTTTCGACGCCAGCTCCTCAATCGTCTCACGGGCAAGGCCGAAATCATCGGGAGTAAACACCGCCTCACGTCGATATTTGAGAAGGGCCTCGAACAACAGAATGATTTTCCGGGTTGAACTGTCCTGTAGAGCGCTGTCACATGCTTCCTTTATACTCGCTGTCTGACCGGAGGAAGGTTTGCTCCCGGCTCCGGTTCCCGTGAACAGTTCATCTATAAGCTCCATGGTAAACTGGTCCGTTTCATCGCCTGTAAAACCGCAGCTGTCCATAAAGATCCCCTTCCGAAACGAAATTGAATGATCGCCCGTTCTGTAATCAAGCCCGATGGGTGCCTTTCATATATCCAAGATGGGCCAGTGTCAAGTTTATAGTCGTAAAAAGTCCAGCTGTCTGCGTGCAACGCACAGGCAGGTTCCTGGCTTTTTACTCTGCCCGGCAGGCTGAAAAGATTGCCTTTTCATCCGTGTAGGATACGACGACACCGCCGGGGCCGGTCTCGATCCTGAATATTTCCTTAATTCCTTCCGGGGCATCCCGGAAAACGGCCTCGATGTTTTCAAGGCCCTCACCCTTCAGCCCCACCCTCGCTCCCCACTCCCTGAATGGGTGAGTCCTTTGAAACGTTCGGACTGTTCTGACGATAAACCCTTCCACCCGAAAAAACTCCCTCCACTGATTCAGATCGAAGGACCGGACATGACTCGGATCTCTCAGCCTTTCCACACGGTTCATGAAAGAAGCGGCATCCCGGTCAGACGGTACAATGCTGTCAATCATGACGAATGTTCCGTTGTATTTCAAAGCCCGCCGGGCCTCCCGGAGAAATTCCGGCACGGAAGGAAAATGATGGCAGGCGATACGGCAGGTCAAGAGGTCAGCGGAATCGTCGGGCAAAGGCAGTTCGTGTGCGCGGGCCTGGGCGTACCGGACATGATTAAGACCGGCGCCGGAAAGGTGCTTCCGCGCAACTTCAAGCATCTCGCGCGTGAGGTCGGAGGCCAGACAGAACCCGGAGAAAGGCGCTGCAGCCTTAAGAGCGTGACCCGGGCCGGTAGCTACGTCAACAGTGACTGCGGGCATCGCCCTTCCGGCGGTTTCTCTGATAAAATCCAGATCCGGACCCGTCTGGTGGTCGGTGCTTTTGAAGTATCTCTCGGCCGATCCGGAAAATGTATTCCTCGGGTCCCTTGGCATTTTCATCTCCTCGCTTATCTGGTTTCCTGGAATCAGGGTCTGGGATCTAGCCTTCGAGAAGCTCGGAACAGGCTCAGGCCAAGGGAGTCCAGAGTCCAGAGGGGTTCGACACTTCGACACCTCGATACCTGAACACCCCGACACTCCCCTACCTCCCTACTCCCATATATGTCCCGTCAGGGTTGTCACTGCGAGGAGTGTCGAGTTTAACGAGGGGGCCGTCGCCAAGACCCCACCCTTACTCCCTTACAAGTTTTTCACCACCGCAAGCGTCTCGATGTGACTGCTGTTGGGAAACATGTCAAACGGCTCCGCCGAAACCAGTTGATACCCCGATTGGACAAAGAATTTCAGGTCCCTGGCAAGCGTGGCCGGGTCGCAGGAAACGTAGATGATCATGCCCGGCCGCCGGCTCACCAGAGCAGATTTTACAGCCCGGGAAAGGCCCGCCCTCGGGGGGTCCACCAGCACCGCATCAAGGTCGGGATGCTTTTGAGCGGCCATGTACGAGTCAACGTCGGAAAGGACGAATTCGACCTCCCCCCCGCACGTCGCCGCCTTTGCGTCGGCCACGGCTCCCGGGGATGAATCCACGCCCGTCACCCGAATGCCCCGGCCTGCCGCCGGGATTGAGAAGTTCCCGTTTCCACAGAAAAGGTCCACCATGCTCCTGACCCGGCGCTCTTTTAAAAGGGAAAGAATCCTGCTCACCAGAATTTTGTTCTGCTCCGGGTTGACCTGAAAAAAGGTCCCGGGGGATGCCAGGGTCGTCGCCTCCGCCCCGCCTGTCAACAGGAGGGGAGAACCCTGTCGCCGGATCACCCGGGACGTCGAACCCGAAATCACCCCCTGACAGGAACCGGCAAGACCGGCGCTGATCAGATTTTCCTCGATCGTGGTCATAAGGCCCATCAACCGGACCTGACCGATTTGCCCGGTTTCCTCCCACAGGACAGAGATATTTCCATCTACAGGGCTTAAAGCGATTTCAACGGATCGCAGGGGTAAAAACCCTTTTTTCTTTGCCAGGGATGCCCTCAGAACCGATACCGCCCGGTTGAGGTCATCGGGAATCAGGAGACACCTGTCCCAGGATACCAGGCTGTGAGATCCCCTGCGGAAAAACCCGAGGTTCCCCCGTACATGGTGGAGCCTGATGCGGTGCCGCCACCCGAACTCTGACGGCGATAATACCGTCTCCACCCCAGGCCCGGCATCTATACCCCCTATCCTGCGGAGTGTCTCGCTCAGGATTACGGCCTTCCACTCCGCCTGCGCAGCACAGGTCAGGTGCATCCAGTTGCACCCGCCGCAGTCCTGAAAATATGGGCAGGGAGGAACCCTCCTGGCAGGTGATTCTTCCACCAGCCTTTCAGCCTTGGCGTAAAGAACTCCCCGCCGCCGCTTGATCACACCCGGGAGGACCAGATCTCCGGGGGCGGTGAGGGGCACAAACACAGGATCATCTCCCAGCCGGCCCAGACCGTCCCCGCCGGTTACCAGCTTCTCAATCCGCACCGTTTTCCCGGATAAATTTTTCGTGGATTTACCCTCGACCATCGGCAACAATCTCTGACATGGGATTATATTGCGGTGGAGAGTTACTGATCATCTGGCCTCATTCACCTGGGCCCGGGCACTGACCTCCGGATTCTCACCGGCAAACAGGGCTGTCCTTTCGTCAACAACTTTCATGTACGATGCCATTTCATCCCGCGGAACCGAGGATGCCCTTGGGACATTAATCCTTCTCGGATCAACATATCGGCCATTGCGGTACATGGCAAAATGAAGGTGCGGCCCGGTGGCCCTTCCGGTTTGCCCTACATATCCGATGACCTGTCCCTGACGTACGTGAGTACCCCTGGAGATACCGGAAGCGAAGGAGTTCAGATGGGCGTATGCGCTGGAATAGGTTGAATTATGGCGTATTTTCAGCATCCTTCCATTGACCCGGTCCGTTTTCTTGAGGATCACCGTGCCGTCGCCGATGGTATGCACCGGAGTGCCGATCCTGGCAGTGTAGTCGACACCCAGATGGGGTGTCACCCTTTTCGTGACGGGGTTTAACCTTCTGCGTGAAAACCCTGAGCTGATCCTTCTGAATCTCAGGGGCGCCTTGAGAAACTGCTTCCTCAGGCTGCCGCCCTTCTCATCGAAATATTCGTCGCGACCATGGGCCGGTCTGAAAAGAAAGGCCTGGTGGAGATGCCCGGAATTACTAAAACGGGCCGCAAGGATGCGCCCATATTTCACAAACTTGCCATCACGGTAGAATTTCTCCAGCTGGACCGAGAAGACGTCCCCCTTCCTTAAGTCCCTGAAAAAATCTATCTGCCACGCGAACATTTCGGCAAGGTCCATGGCCAGGACAGGGTGCTCGCCTGCAGACTCTACGGCATTAAAAAGGGAGTTCTTGATGACACCTGACACCAGCTCGGTCCTTACATCGTACGCAATAGGCTCTACGCTGACCTCCGGCTCCCTGCTGCCCAGGGAAACCCTGACAAGCCGGGTCTCATCGGGTTCGTACTGGTACTCCACCGCCTCACTACCCCTTTTGATAATCCTGTATGGCCGCCCTGCTACCAGCCTGGCAACATTTACGCCATCCACCCTTTTTGCCGCCAGGGCCATGATGGATCCGTCCCTGACTCCAAGGCCCTTGAGTATGCCATAGAAGGTTTCCCCCTTTTTTACCTTGAATTCGCTGACCACAGGAGGCGGCGTCAGGGGAAGGGCTTCTTTCGCGCTGATCGATTTTTCAATAACAATTGGTGGCTTCGGCGGCGCCTTTTCAGCCCTACCGGGCAGGTAGCTGAAACCGGCCAGGCCGATGCCGATGAGGAGAAGAAAGACAAATGGAGGCCTCACCGGCCTTCTCCGAATGCGGTTGTTCCGTTTTTGCCTCTGGGATGCTGGATATTTCGGACGGTCCCCTCTCATTCCCAGATCCTCGCCTCCACCATCAGGCGGAGCACCGCGTCCCGGTCCTCATTCCCTGATTCCTGAAGGTATGCATAAAAGACATCTTCCAGGTCCAGAAGCGCCATCTCGTGGACCTTGACGATGGGGAAAAAATTATCCGGAAGCTCGGGCAATTCCAGCTGAACCATGTTTCTGACAGCGAGGCTTCGAACCACCCCGATGCTGTAGTCACGGCCGTAGCAAGAGAGGGTTTCCCTGGCCTTGCGGACAAGCTCTTCAAGATTATTTTCCATGTTTGTCATCGCTTTCTTCCTGAATTTTTTTAATGCTGTCCAGGCGTTTTCGGACCTCATCGAGGTAACCCTTCAGTTTTCTGTTGTTCGGATCCTGCGCCAGAGCCAGGTTCCAGACCTCCCGGGCCTGCGTAAACCGTCCCTTGGCGTAGAACTTCAGACCAAGCAGCCTGGCGAATTCCACAACATCGTCCAGCCTCCTCTTTTCCATGGGGCTATCGCCCACGGTCAGCCCCAGATAATAGTAGGCATCGTTCAGGTTTCCCTGCTCCTCAGCCCGGACGGCCATCTTGAAGGCCTCCCGTACCCTGGACTCTCTGAGGGTCCTGATCTCCATCAACAGGCGTTGGGCGGGCATGGGCAATACCGTGGCCACCTGATATTTTTGTAAGGTTTTTTCGGCATCGAAGAGACGCCCCTCCTCGAAATATTTTCTGGCCAAAGCCAGCTTTTTCCCCGCTTCCAGGCGAATTTCCTGGTCTTTTTCGGCCTTCCGAAGGGCGGCCATATTCTCCACTGTTCCCGGCCTTCCCGGCATCAGGGATGAAATAGCCTCCAACCGTTTTCTGGCTCCCGCGAGATCTCCCCGCTCCTCAAGATACTGCGCCTCTTCTTCAAGTCCCTCCACACGCACTTCAATGGATCGTTCCACACCCAACAACAGTTTTTTGACCCAGTAGTAACGTGGGTAGATCTTCAATGCCTCTCTCATGCTGTCCCTGGCGGCGCCAAGATCCCCCCTGTTCTTCTCCGTAAAGGCCCTGCGTACGAGAGAATCTGCACGGTCGAGTGTGGCCCTGGAGCGCTTCTGTGCGGCCTGGACATCCTCGGAACAGAGCTGAAACTCTTCCTTGAGCTGCCGGGCCGCTTCTACTGCCGCCTGATATTCTCCGGATTTGAACAGTCTGTCTACTCTGCCGCACCGGGTCGTCCTGTCGGTCCATGCCTCCAGATGAGCGCAGCCGGCCATAACCAGCGGAAGAACCACAACAGAGCATAATTTACCTAATCTGTTTTTTCCTTGACCTCGGTACATATCTCCCCGATCACACCTTCCTGCTCCAGGCTGAGGAACACATCCACGACCGACGGATCAAACTGAGCGCCGGAGTCCGATTTCAGCCTGCCGACTGCTTCCTCGTGACCCAGGGCCGATCGGTAGGACCGATCCGAAGTCATGGCATCGAATGCATCAACCAGATTGATGATCCGGGATGGCAGAGGGATGTCATTGCCTTTTAAACCATCCGGATATCCGGTCCCATCGAAATGTTCATGATGGTATCTGATATAGAATCCCGCTCGCTTCATGGAAGACATGGGACTTAATATACGCGCACCGATTTCGGGATGGCGTTTCATGTTAAACAGTTCGCCATCCTTCAGGGGACCTGCCTTGCCTATGATGTTCCCATCCACCCCTATCTTCCCGATATCATGAAGAATGGCCGCCATATCGAGGTCCTTCTGGTCCGCACTGCTCATCCCCATCCGCTCTGCGATAGCGTGGGAGATCCTGGCCACCCTTTCGCAATGCCCTCTCGTATAGGCATCTTTGGCCTCAACCGCAGCCGCCAGAGAGCTGATCGTCTCCCGAAAGTTCTTCTCTGTTTCGCCTCTGGCCTCCTGAATCTGTCTGACCATTTCGTTAAAATGCCTGGTCA
This genomic stretch from bacterium BMS3Abin14 harbors:
- the ppiD gene encoding peptidyl-prolyl cis-trans isomerase D — protein: MLKYMRNNAGSWMVRIMLFGIAIIFAFWGVGSYSSRNLTTVLTIDKDRVPYSEYQDIYNTLTEALRQAYGGLDSKTLETLDIKGQAMDILVKRHLLLAAAKNLGITATSGEINGVITRKNLFFEGGVFSQRLFQAYLDQNRLTANKYKKNIAMDITIEKVRDLVELSAVVIPQEVDENLTLVARKIVVDLVKIDPNRFIRNLPPATEKDLMAFYDNHIEEYRVPERFTEAVVVIDPGDMAQRVTVSAGEIEDRYDENAKDYARPAAFRLRHILFSIPSEASANTIKAIRMRAEKVSSDLQEGKLTFDQAAKKWSDDKKTAFSGGKLGFLTEDELQMAIVDAASSLEGDEVSDPILTPKGFEVISVMERREESQIPLDEVRGKIKAQILKEKEQEAAYDLADDLIDEVDKKGKDIQDAAQAYKLAVVITPPFSQGALPRSVDLPRGLLKEAFNTEEGEIGDAFESGGKLYVMQTIKRSETYLPKLDEVRGQVNAGLLVKRALDAAYERGKEMIGELNTGTTLKSLAGKLRTRVITTKPFTILGPALPGVGGTEELTRAAFSIGKPGRATLVKGTQEHYLVVLRKVIPPDPAEVKSKQASLVKAMRTQIEQEVMAGYVESLKAEYAGRIEINKDLI
- the eam gene encoding glutamate 2,3-aminomutase, coding for MDSCGFTGDETDQFTMELIDELFTGTGAGSKPSSGQTASIKEACDSALQDSSTRKIILLFEALLKYRREAVFTPDDFGLARETIEELASKHQQIDEHGVTVGGRLLKAAPIVEAANARVADYMAHKDAEAPSGIELWDQIQENGARIRKALGMSDEDWGSFPGQLKYAINTVDELARVIDLPASAIRDVTRVTSDYRMRLTPYYAGLIMPGRLDDPVLIQSVPTGEMVDNVGEEIPPVAADHSPARLVDQFYPRVVSVKVTNICAMYCTHCLRIAHIGKKDRIYSRDAYQEALDYIRGNPLIRDVLITGGDAFMLPNRMIRWILEQLDGIDHVRMKRLGTRIPVTVPMRLDAELFDILNASNLKKPLRVVTQINTAQEITPISREGFKNLSSRVSAVLNQAVLLKGINDTSVKMWKLCETIQESYVRPYYIFNCSYRNPQFRHLRVPVETGRDIVEGMYGNISGDAIPRYISTAGGKIPMHRDNIVGRAGAEVTMRKPWSGEEVSYPDADPKEYDKEDSGLLKYK
- the mepM_2 gene encoding murein DD-endopeptidase MepM produces the protein MRGDRPKYPASQRQKRNNRIRRRPVRPPFVFLLLIGIGLAGFSYLPGRAEKAPPKPPIVIEKSISAKEALPLTPPPVVSEFKVKKGETFYGILKGLGVRDGSIMALAAKRVDGVNVARLVAGRPYRIIKRGSEAVEYQYEPDETRLVRVSLGSREPEVSVEPIAYDVRTELVSGVIKNSLFNAVESAGEHPVLAMDLAEMFAWQIDFFRDLRKGDVFSVQLEKFYRDGKFVKYGRILAARFSNSGHLHQAFLFRPAHGRDEYFDEKGGSLRKQFLKAPLRFRRISSGFSRRRLNPVTKRVTPHLGVDYTARIGTPVHTIGDGTVILKKTDRVNGRMLKIRHNSTYSSAYAHLNSFASGISRGTHVRQGQVIGYVGQTGRATGPHLHFAMYRNGRYVDPRRINVPRASSVPRDEMASYMKVVDERTALFAGENPEVSARAQVNEAR
- the rlmCD gene encoding 23S rRNA (uracil-C(5))-methyltransferase RlmCD, whose product is MVEGKSTKNLSGKTVRIEKLVTGGDGLGRLGDDPVFVPLTAPGDLVLPGVIKRRRGVLYAKAERLVEESPARRVPPCPYFQDCGGCNWMHLTCAAQAEWKAVILSETLRRIGGIDAGPGVETVLSPSEFGWRHRIRLHHVRGNLGFFRRGSHSLVSWDRCLLIPDDLNRAVSVLRASLAKKKGFLPLRSVEIALSPVDGNISVLWEETGQIGQVRLMGLMTTIEENLISAGLAGSCQGVISGSTSRVIRRQGSPLLLTGGAEATTLASPGTFFQVNPEQNKILVSRILSLLKERRVRSMVDLFCGNGNFSIPAAGRGIRVTGVDSSPGAVADAKAATCGGEVEFVLSDVDSYMAAQKHPDLDAVLVDPPRAGLSRAVKSALVSRRPGMIIYVSCDPATLARDLKFFVQSGYQLVSAEPFDMFPNSSHIETLAVVKNL
- the ycgJ_3 gene encoding putative methyltransferase YcgJ — protein: MPRDPRNTFSGSAERYFKSTDHQTGPDLDFIRETAGRAMPAVTVDVATGPGHALKAAAPFSGFCLASDLTREMLEVARKHLSGAGLNHVRYAQARAHELPLPDDSADLLTCRIACHHFPSVPEFLREARRALKYNGTFVMIDSIVPSDRDAASFMNRVERLRDPSHVRSFDLNQWREFFRVEGFIVRTVRTFQRTHPFREWGARVGLKGEGLENIEAVFRDAPEGIKEIFRIETGPGGVVVSYTDEKAIFSACRAE
- a CDS encoding tetratricopeptide repeat protein, producing the protein MYRGQGKNRLGKLCSVVVLPLVMAGCAHLEAWTDRTTRCGRVDRLFKSGEYQAAVEAARQLKEEFQLCSEDVQAAQKRSRATLDRADSLVRRAFTEKNRGDLGAARDSMREALKIYPRYYWVKKLLLGVERSIEVRVEGLEEEAQYLEERGDLAGARKRLEAISSLMPGRPGTVENMAALRKAEKDQEIRLEAGKKLALARKYFEEGRLFDAEKTLQKYQVATVLPMPAQRLLMEIRTLRESRVREAFKMAVRAEEQGNLNDAYYYLGLTVGDSPMEKRRLDDVVEFARLLGLKFYAKGRFTQAREVWNLALAQDPNNRKLKGYLDEVRKRLDSIKKIQEESDDKHGK